One genomic region from Spirosoma sp. KCTC 42546 encodes:
- the preA gene encoding NAD-dependent dihydropyrimidine dehydrogenase subunit PreA: MADLRANFLGIKSPNPFWLASAPPTDKQYNVLRAFEAGWGGVVWKTLGSQVKNVSSRYSSIDYGGTKMMGFNNIELISDRPLDINLREIAECVRLFPDRAMIVSLMADNSREKWHELIAQVEDTGAHGLELNFGCPHGMTERGMGAAVGQDPEIAKMVVEWVMEKATLPVITKLTPNVHSVVPTGRASVEGGTNALSLINTIQSITGVDLDTFVPNPYVAGKSVYGGYCGPAVKPIALKMLTTIAQDPMTAHVPISGIGGVSTWKDAVEFMLLGASNVQVCTAVMKHGFRIVEDMIDGMNNWMDEKGFNTLDDFIGKSVPTITHWEDLDINYHIVANIDQDKCIHCGLCYIACEDTSHQSINLTFGNPYNTYSIKEDECVGCNLCKLVCPVDSCITMVEQRKGDEYLNWKEFQRRGLPLNDH; the protein is encoded by the coding sequence ACCGACGGATAAACAATATAACGTGCTCCGGGCTTTCGAAGCGGGTTGGGGTGGTGTAGTCTGGAAAACACTGGGCAGTCAGGTCAAAAACGTTTCCTCCCGCTATTCGTCCATTGATTATGGCGGAACGAAGATGATGGGTTTCAACAATATAGAACTCATTTCCGACCGTCCGCTCGACATCAACCTCCGTGAAATCGCTGAGTGCGTGCGTCTGTTCCCCGATCGGGCGATGATCGTATCACTCATGGCAGACAACTCCCGCGAAAAGTGGCACGAGTTGATCGCTCAGGTCGAAGATACGGGCGCACATGGCCTCGAACTCAACTTCGGCTGTCCGCACGGCATGACCGAACGCGGTATGGGTGCGGCTGTAGGTCAAGACCCCGAAATTGCTAAAATGGTGGTTGAATGGGTGATGGAGAAAGCCACACTACCAGTCATTACCAAACTGACGCCCAATGTCCATTCGGTGGTGCCAACGGGCCGGGCATCGGTCGAAGGAGGCACCAACGCACTGTCGCTGATCAATACCATTCAGTCGATCACGGGTGTTGATCTGGATACGTTTGTGCCCAATCCATATGTAGCAGGCAAGTCAGTTTATGGCGGTTACTGTGGTCCTGCCGTTAAGCCAATCGCCCTAAAAATGCTGACGACCATTGCACAGGACCCCATGACAGCACACGTGCCCATTTCGGGCATTGGCGGGGTGAGCACCTGGAAAGATGCGGTTGAGTTTATGCTGCTGGGAGCCTCGAATGTGCAGGTCTGTACGGCCGTCATGAAACACGGATTCCGAATCGTTGAGGATATGATTGATGGCATGAACAACTGGATGGACGAAAAAGGCTTCAACACCCTCGACGATTTCATCGGCAAATCGGTGCCAACAATCACGCATTGGGAAGACCTGGACATCAATTACCACATCGTTGCCAACATCGATCAGGACAAGTGTATCCATTGTGGCCTATGTTACATCGCCTGCGAAGACACCTCCCACCAATCCATTAATTTGACGTTTGGCAATCCATACAACACCTATTCCATTAAAGAAGATGAGTGTGTTGGCTGTAATTTATGTAAATTAGTATGTCCGGTCGATAGCTGTATCACGATGGTGGAGCAACGCAAGGGCGACGAGTACCTGAACTGGAAAGAGTTCCAACGGCGCGGCCTGCCCTTGAACGATCACTAA
- a CDS encoding uracil-xanthine permease family protein, translating into MSEPVNAQSTRLVYGLEDKVPLVPALLVSLQQVGAMVVGTITPALILSGILHFDPQDTAYLVSMALVASALGTFLQTMRLGFIGSGLLSITGTSFAFLAPLIQAGVTGGLPLMVGMSLAGTPVQLALAPFLPKLKRVFTPLVSGIVVLLIGLSLIPTGMRSIAQLPAEGAPAWSGGLVALIVIVVMIIAQSIGKAWARMAAVLVGVVTGYTICGLMGWLQSPAPSNGSWLTLPQLFPYGLAFKWELLFPFAFIYLVCVLEAMGDITATSQLSGLPTDGPDHWARIRGGILADGLTCIGSTLIGGFPSATYAQNNGVIQMTGVAARRIGWIMAVILLCLGLFPPVGRWITVMPSCVLGALAIMLFGLVAVSGLRLMVSGGLSQRDALIAAISLGVGIGVPSQEEWLKTLPTVVQTFLESGVSAGGLAALLLNLLLPAEGRKKMMGKEPAEML; encoded by the coding sequence ATGAGCGAACCCGTTAACGCGCAATCTACCCGTCTCGTTTACGGTCTGGAAGACAAGGTTCCTTTGGTTCCGGCGCTTTTAGTGAGTTTACAACAGGTTGGGGCTATGGTGGTCGGCACCATCACACCAGCGCTGATATTGTCGGGTATCCTTCACTTTGACCCACAGGATACCGCTTATTTAGTAAGCATGGCGTTGGTAGCGTCGGCACTGGGTACGTTTTTGCAAACGATGCGGCTCGGTTTCATTGGCTCTGGCTTACTGAGCATCACGGGTACCAGCTTCGCTTTTTTGGCACCGCTTATTCAGGCGGGTGTAACGGGCGGCTTGCCGCTTATGGTCGGTATGTCGCTGGCAGGAACGCCGGTACAGCTGGCATTAGCCCCTTTTCTGCCCAAACTAAAACGAGTCTTCACACCCTTAGTTTCGGGAATTGTGGTGTTGCTAATCGGCCTTTCATTGATTCCGACGGGTATGCGAAGTATTGCCCAATTGCCGGCCGAAGGTGCCCCGGCCTGGAGTGGTGGTCTGGTTGCCCTGATTGTCATTGTGGTCATGATCATTGCTCAATCGATTGGCAAAGCCTGGGCTCGAATGGCTGCTGTACTCGTTGGCGTGGTTACGGGTTATACGATTTGTGGACTCATGGGTTGGCTTCAATCTCCTGCTCCGAGCAATGGTTCCTGGCTCACCCTTCCGCAGCTGTTTCCATATGGCTTGGCCTTTAAATGGGAATTACTGTTTCCATTCGCGTTTATATACCTCGTTTGCGTGCTGGAAGCGATGGGCGATATTACAGCCACCTCTCAACTGTCAGGCTTACCGACCGATGGCCCTGACCATTGGGCTCGAATTCGTGGGGGTATCCTAGCCGACGGACTGACCTGCATTGGATCGACGTTGATTGGTGGCTTTCCGAGTGCTACCTACGCCCAGAACAACGGGGTGATTCAAATGACAGGAGTTGCGGCTCGCCGAATCGGCTGGATCATGGCGGTTATTCTACTATGTCTGGGCCTCTTTCCACCAGTTGGGCGCTGGATTACCGTAATGCCATCCTGTGTACTCGGCGCGCTGGCTATCATGCTTTTTGGCTTAGTGGCCGTTTCGGGACTTCGCCTGATGGTATCTGGCGGGTTATCGCAACGGGATGCGCTGATTGCTGCGATTTCTTTAGGCGTTGGCATTGGGGTTCCATCGCAGGAGGAGTGGTTAAAAACGCTTCCCACCGTTGTGCAGACGTTCCTGGAATCGGGCGTTTCGGCAGGTGGATTAGCGGCCTTACTGCTCAATCTGTTAC